The genomic DNA CTATTAGGTAGATGAAGGTTTCACGCTACAAGGAGGCAGAATATCAGAATATTCCCTAATGAATAACTGTTATTCCCTGACAAATTGTTGCGATTTCTTGACAATGTTGTCTCCCGATGATAGCCCGCCCAACTAATAAGTCATTCGGGTGTAGACAGGGGCGGTGCCCCGGAAAAAATGAGGGGACTGAGCCCTCGGGGACCGACCAACTAAGATGCCGACTGGGTGTAGATTGAGGCGGTGCCAAGGAAGGAATGAGAGGGTTGAGTTATGGGATACTGACTAGCTAAGAAGCCGACCAGGTGTAGACTGGGACGGTGCCCAAGAGAGAATGAGGGGATTGAGCCCAAAGATATTGATCAGCTAAGAAGCGGGCCGAGTGTAGACTAGTGTGGTGCCTGGGAAAGAATAAGGGGACTGAGCCTTAGAGCCCGATCAGCTAAGAAGTCGATTGGGAGTAGATTGGGGCGGTGCTCAGGAGGGAATTAGGGGACTAAGCCCTAGGGACCGATCAGTTAAGACCGGCCGAGAGTATATCGAGAGTCGTGCCTATGAGGTGGGACAATAAAGTTCCCGAAGAACTTCTAGGTCTTGACTGCTACTTTCTTTTTTTTGGACCAGGCTAGGAACTTCCCGTCCTTGACTATCATCCTTCTTTTACTTTTGACCGTCACATCATCTTGACTATTGACTTTCCCATTGTACTGGACCCCTCCATTGTACGTCATATCAATACATCTCTCTTCTCCTTCGATCTTTGCCTAGTTGAGACATCTCTCTTCTACTTCCATCTTTACCTGCTTGTATTGATCTAGAGACTCCAAACTCGAATGCCCTCCTTCGCGCCACTTGACATTCCAACTTCATGCTTGTGGCTCTGCTCCGCGGGCTTCTTTGTCCCCAAAGAGTGGATGAAGGACTCAATTTCTCACTTGAAAGAGTCACCAACATAGAAGAACTGCATAAGTCTTACGTatagaatcaaataaaaattGAGATTAGTTCAATGTtgaaagtttatatatatatatatatatatatatatatatatatatatatatatataaagagagagAATTTTGTTATCTCGCACATCCTATGTACACCCAACATatttttttcgattttttttGCTTAATGTTATAATCTAACCCATAAATTCCAAAGACAAACTTATTGGCATAatcagaaatttaaaaaaaataaacaaaaaaaaaatatatgtcatTGTCGCCCAGGGTAATAACAGTGTGTGTATATATCAAAGatgattaaataatattataatatttgcTAATTATTATGATTGTTCTTATTTTCTATAAAGGTCATACGCTGATgtggaaaaataaatcaaaaaattgaGCAAACCATCACATAAGAATAAGAATTATGATTGTTCTTAGTTGACTATACATATAAAAGATGATAAGACAACATCAAgtcaaaactaaaattttaatttgatggcGCCCGACAAATATGATACACTAGTAAAACACTCAAATAAAAGAGGACCAAGATTCATTCAACTCCCACCTGGGATAAATATTTTGAAGATTGACTTCTAAATGTGCATAAGTTATGTTTCAAATTTGTATACTAATTTTCCAACAATTTTCGTGAAATCATTACTTTTCTTAAATcacaattttttaagttaaatttttggatattttcatTTTCAGATTAAGAGGAAGCAACaatcaaattgagaagaaaaccTGGTAGAAGTTTGCCTACTTCATTTATTCAATGAGAATCCAACAAGCTTTCTGTCTGATACAGAGGTTACATATGAAGTAATTaactgaaaaaataaaagaattttttttgacAATTTGCTAGATTTGTTAAAATAACCATGGAGACCTCTCCAGGAGATTTGCAACAATGATCTTCATCAGCAAGAATGGACGAATGACTTCATCAATCCAATAATGCATTATCTTTCGGAGTGAGTTTGTATTTGATAGAGTTTCCGCACTTGAACATCGAGTAAACAAAATTGCCATGAGGTGTTAAGACAATGGTGACATACTTATTTCTTTATCTTGTGGGTCTCCACATTGTCTTCTGAACACAAAGCAATCCTTCTTTACCCTCTAAGTAGATTACTATTGTCTCCCAGTGAAGTGACTTTGCAATGTTCTCTATCTCACTAATTGTATCGGCATTGTCCTTAACTATCAGCTTCCCTTTGGGTCTCAGAATCCTATCGACTTCGACTATTACCGGTAGCAGTCGGCACCTATTGCACAATACAATCACCAAATTAATGTTAATCACAAAGGTAGGTACCGTATTTAGGTTACTTTGCAAATCCAAAAGGGAATTGCATAACTACTCAAACCATAGATATCAATCCCTCTAAGTTTGATTCATAGCATAACAAGCATATCTTTGTTTCAGCTATTGTGAAATGCACAAGTAATAGTGCCAAAGTGATGTTATGATGAAGATTGAAGCATAATTAGAGAAGATACAGTAGAGTAGCAAAGAATGCCGAGGACCAACCTTTTCTTAAGTTTCGAGAATAGATGGTCTGCATGCAGGAGATCGTAGGTCCTTGGATAGGTGCTAAATGATTCACACCAGTCGTGATACATCCCAAACAGTCCACGCTCGTAAATAATAGGAAGTGTGTCTGGTGAATCAATTGGAACAATATTCATCACCCAGACCTTCATGTCCCGCAGAGCTGCCGCAAAACTGCAAACAAACCAGGGTAGTAAGAAAGGACCAACATGTTAAAACTAGCATGGGCAATCATGTTGTATAAACCAAGAAACTAGAATAGTGATTTGACTTCCTGATTAATGAAGACAACCAAACAAATTCCTAAAGAAGTAAGCTTAGAGGCTAGCTAGGAGACGAGCACCAAGAAAAAAAAGTCAAATCAGCTAGTTTGTAAATAAACCTTACCGAAGCTCATGAATTTTCAGAATTTAAAAACTCACTAAAGGATATGAAATAGGATGCAGGAATTATATTTACCTCTATTATACTAGAAAACCAGTCTTTTAGGGAAAAAGAACCATAAGTTTGTAAATAAAaaacaatgaaaaaaataattgctTCAAATTTACATATTATGAATGCATTCTTGATTATATCTCCATACCCTCCATATATGGATCTCATATCCATTACATTCCTCACATTTGGCCAGTTGATTCCAATTCGGCTGAGGTAAGATTTATTCAGTACTTGCTTCCAATGCTCATAGTCAGCTTGAAAGTCTTCGGCTGCTGGCTTACTGTAAACTCCAAGCTGAGGGCCGTTCAGCCAGTAAGGTGGCTTTGTTAGCCTTTCTGGCCATTGTTCTGGCCACATTGTGCCACGAGCTGCCGAATCAACCGGCAATGTGTGCATGCATGCTTGTAAAGGAACGTTCCTGCATATACACGAATACAGATGTTAAAGTCTAACTAAAGCATGAATGAGCagtagaaaaattgaaaataagttATCTGTTTATGAAAACAGCAAACATACCAGGCCGCATCTGCATTATCAGACTCCTGACATAGAGGGGGTTCATCTTCTGCTCTTTCTTCATAGCATTTATTGTTTGAAGGCTTTTTAAAGATAACAAAACCTACTTGGTTTAGTGTATCATTTTTCTTTGCTACTATATCCCAGCACATAGATTTTGTCAAGGAAGACATAGCTGCAGCAGATTTGATTAAGAAATATTAGTTAAGCTCTCAGTATCTACATGACCTTGTTCACATGTTACAACAATTATTCAATTAGTTCAGGTTGGCCTTATTCTCATAAATATTGATTTAGGGTTTCCTTGCTCTATGGATCTAGCTAATCTAGTTGAGAAaggtttaagaaaatatttgaatatTCTACCTTGCCAAATTTCAACATCTTCAGGTAGGTCTTGATAAACTGGAGTTGCAGACCAGACAAAATAACCGCCAGGGCGCAGCAATCTATTCAACTCCAGCAAAAGCATACCACCTACAAGATTTTATCTTAAGCTTAGAACTAATTGCACAAAGAAAACAAAAGCCTATGCAAGGTAACGACAGCGGGCACAGTGAATTACCTTCTATGTGCCATGGTACTCGACAGCGGGCGCAGTGAATTACATCAAAGACCTTGCTTGGGAATGGAAGCCTCTTGGTTCCCATGACTGCTGATATTGCCGGAATGCCTCTCTCTAAAGCAAACTGTACCTGTGCCTCATGCTCATCTTTGGGTGCAAATGACATGGTTAACACATCTCGCTCAAAGAGATAACCACCAAAGCTAGCCACTCCGCATCCAACATCCAATATGACACGGCTACGTTTACCCCAAGCAATATCAGGCAATGCCTGTagtttataagaaaaattaaGGTCTAACAAGCTTAAGGAGTTGATTCTTTATTTTTAACTTCACTAAGATGACTTTGAGATTATTCCATGCATAGaaagctagaaaaggaaaatctgATAATCTcattaaagaaacaaaaaatattaagatCATCATGAATATCATTATACAAGTATTTAACATTTTGTTAACAATTTTGCAAATGCTAGCAAAATGCGAGAGAAAGAAATCAAAAGCGTAATGGGATAAAAGCATCACAATTTTGGATTTACTCATATACCAACATATTGATGTCAGGTAGTCATGAACTTTTGTTAAGATGCACAAGCATGAATAAGAATGACAAACTGCAAAGTAAACAAATATGCAAAGAAAGAGTGCCATTGGTTTGGTGCAGTCAAGAATGAAAAATCCTCAAACACATACTGGTAAAAGGAACAAACAAATGCTTAAATTGAAAAAACTGTTAAGTCACAATCACTTAAGATCAGTACTCAACCTCTTGGATGACATCAATGTAGTGAAGGGCACCTTGTTTAAACTGAGTTCCTCCCCCTGGAAAGTTGAGGTACTCTCCTGAAACTTTCACCCAGTTCTGGTGTCCTTTTACCTCTGCAAGCTGGGTATGGGGGGAATTGCTGTACCATATCTGTAGTAACAATGAACGAGGTTCAGCCAGCTAAGCCTTAGAAGTAAAACGACTAAATATAAATCAAGATGCAAATAAAATAAGTACCTTTTCCCTACTCTTGGGCCACTTAATTGGTTGTTTATATCCATCAGGAAGAGGAACGAGGCAGGTTAGAGCATTATCAGGGCAGTGCCTCTCTCTATGTTGATAATGTTTAGTACTACGTAATTTCTTAATAGCTGCTTCATTGTCGAGACAAGGGATATAATCTGCTCCAGTACTTACATGGCACAATTTCCAGCTGTACTCTATAATCTGGCCCTTGGAAGAAGAAGCAGCCTGCATCTCCTTCTCATCCTTTGATTCTACAGCTTGAGTAGACCATGCCCCATTCTGCATATCAGTCTCATTTAAAATATCCGACTGTGCCCCAGGAAAAACCTCATGCTCATCTTTGTTCTTCGATTGATTGTCATCTTTGTCTTCGTTAGTGCTTCGATCCAGTTTTTCCTCTATTACACCTTGCTCTGACTTTTGTTTGTTCCCCTCACCATCTGTCTCACCATGATTGGTATCATGTCCCTGTTTTGCATCTTCACCCTTCTCATTGGATTCTACATCTTGTTCCCCATTTGCATCACTGTCATTCTTATCTAATGCATCAGAGTTTTCATTAGTTTCTTCATCTCCCATAGAAGGATTTTTCTCTTTGGTTTGCACTGCCACCTCAGAAATTTTGTCAGACTCAATATCAGATTTACTCGGAACTACATTCTCATCGTTGATTGCCTCTTCTTTAAGTGAGTCTTCAGTTACATCACCTGAACCACCTTTTGGTGGCTTAGTACCACCCCCTGTAACCTTATTTTTCATCTCTGAGGAAGGCAACTTTGCAGGGGCAATGTTCGAGGATGCGACCATCCATACCGCAACTAAACAGAGGGCCACAAACACCACAATGGTTGTTGATGAGCAGTAGGATGATGCCCTCCTATTGTAGTGCGAGTTTTTCCCAGCCATGTCGACAATCTGTATTTCACCTGGCACCAATTTCCTACAATAAGAGAGACAAACAAGGTCACAACCATTGATGAACTAATACACACTCTTCAAAGACTACCTCAACAATCACTTAGATCAAGT from Zingiber officinale cultivar Zhangliang chromosome 4A, Zo_v1.1, whole genome shotgun sequence includes the following:
- the LOC121971421 gene encoding probable methyltransferase PMT26, coding for MAGKNSHYNRRASSYCSSTTIVVFVALCLVAVWMVASSNIAPAKLPSSEMKNKVTGGGTKPPKGGSGDVTEDSLKEEAINDENVVPSKSDIESDKISEVAVQTKEKNPSMGDEETNENSDALDKNDSDANGEQDVESNEKGEDAKQGHDTNHGETDGEGNKQKSEQGVIEEKLDRSTNEDKDDNQSKNKDEHEVFPGAQSDILNETDMQNGAWSTQAVESKDEKEMQAASSSKGQIIEYSWKLCHVSTGADYIPCLDNEAAIKKLRSTKHYQHRERHCPDNALTCLVPLPDGYKQPIKWPKSREKIWYSNSPHTQLAEVKGHQNWVKVSGEYLNFPGGGTQFKQGALHYIDVIQEALPDIAWGKRSRVILDVGCGVASFGGYLFERDVLTMSFAPKDEHEAQVQFALERGIPAISAVMGTKRLPFPSKVFDVIHCARCRVPWHIEGGMLLLELNRLLRPGGYFVWSATPVYQDLPEDVEIWQAMSSLTKSMCWDIVAKKNDTLNQVGFVIFKKPSNNKCYEERAEDEPPLCQESDNADAAWNVPLQACMHTLPVDSAARGTMWPEQWPERLTKPPYWLNGPQLGVYSKPAAEDFQADYEHWKQVLNKSYLSRIGINWPNVRNVMDMRSIYGGFAAALRDMKVWVMNIVPIDSPDTLPIIYERGLFGMYHDWCESFSTYPRTYDLLHADHLFSKLKKRCRLLPVIVEVDRILRPKGKLIVKDNADTISEIENIAKSLHWETIVIYLEGKEGLLCVQKTMWRPTR